The following are encoded together in the Glycine max cultivar Williams 82 chromosome 8, Glycine_max_v4.0, whole genome shotgun sequence genome:
- the LOC100796813 gene encoding deSI-like protein At4g17486 has translation MLCRRSSKNGVGSGSVPVHLNVYDLTPINGYAYWFGLGVYHSGVQVHDVEFAFGAHEYPSTGIFEGEPKRCEGFAFRKTILIGKTDMGPCEVRAVMEELAAEYRGNAYNLITKNCNHFCNDACLRLTGNPIPSWVNRLARIGFMCNCVLPVTLNSTKVRHHKIEDKQCEEEKQALASEPKKLNSSNSSSPKGLRRGRSRTRRALPPSSPLIIGSSSS, from the exons ATGCTGTGCAGGAGGAGCTCCAAAAACGGCGTCGGCTCGGGATCGGTGCCGGTGCACCTCAACGTCTACGATCTGACACCCATCAACGGTTACGCTTACTGGTTCGGCCTCGGAGTGTACCATTCTGGCGTGCAAG TTCATGACGTTGAGTTTGCGTTCGGGGCTCACGAGTATCCTTCGACGGGGATATTCGAAGGGGAACCGAAGAGGTGCGAAGGTTTCGCGTTCAGGAAAACGATTCTGATCGGAAAAACTGATATGGGACCCTGTGAGGTTAGGGCAGTGATGGAAGAACTTGCTGCTGAGTACAGAGGGAATGCTTACAATCTCATCACAAAGAATTGCAACCATTTCTGCAACGATGCTTGTCTTAGACTCACCGGAAATCCTATTCCAAGTTGGGTCAATCGTCTTGCTCGAATTG GATTTATGTGCAATTGTGTTCTTCCCGTGACATTGAACTCAACAAAAGTTAGGCATCACAAGATAGAAGACAAACAATGTGAAGAAGAGAAGCAAGCATTAGCGAGTGAGCCAAAGAAGCTTAATTCTTCAAATTCATCTTCCCCTAAGGGACTGCGTAGGGGAAGGAGTAGAACTCGACGTGCCCTCCCTCCATCTTCACCTTTGATTATTGGTTCTTCTTCATCTTGA
- the LOC100812644 gene encoding uncharacterized protein, with protein MLGGGVRWLRSSERFKFLTTSFSTNAKTTYYSFCTSSANKNNNKNMIVDERYRQLENLDMVTAAKILFSDPPKKRKFGFDFHLVQFFFACLPSVAVYLVAQYARYEMRKMEVEVEQKRKLKEEEEAKEKEKEMELNPPEEKEEKSDPQLAQVKVRLEKLEEAVKEIVVETKKHSGSNLGENQATDDEKKRLNSSAPRDPSTTDSASNKAVDEDHSGKHDILKSKPKLREETKGSVATPNPSLQDPKGNQSGGAS; from the exons ATGCTTGGCGGCGGAGTAAGGTGGTTGCGCTCCTCGGAGCGATTCAAGTTTCTGACAACGTCATTCTCCACCAACGCCAAGACCACTTATTATTCCTTTTGCACTTCATCagccaacaagaacaacaacaaaaacatgatCGTTGATGAAAGGTATCGGCAGCTGGAGAATCTGGACATGGTGACTGCCGCTAAGATCCTTTTCAGCGACCCCCCTAAGAAGAGGAAGTTTGG GTTTGATTTCCATCTTGTACAGTTCTTTTTTGCGTGCTTGCCTTCCGTGG CTGTATATTTGGTGGCACAGTATGCTCGTTATGAAATGAGAAAAATGGAAGTG GAAGTGGAGCAGAAAAGGAAgctgaaagaagaagaagaagcgaaggaaaaagaaaaagaaatggaacTAAACCCTCCagaggaaaaggaagaaaaatctGATCCCCAGCTTGCACAGGTGAAAGTAAGACTTGAGAAACTTGAAGAGGCTGTGAAGGAGATTGTGGTTGAAACAAAGAAACATTCAGGCAGCAACCTTGGAGAAAATCAGGCAACTGATGATGAGAAAAAACGCCTAAATTCTTCTGCACCAAGGGACCCAAGTACCACTGATTCTGCATCAAATAAAGCTGTAGATGAAGACCATTCTGGTAAGCATGATATTCTCAAGTCAAAGCCCAAATTACGTGAAGAGACCAAGGGTTCAGTAGCAACTCCAAATCCTTCTCTTCAGGATCCCAAGGGAAACCAAAGTGGAGGGGCTTCATAA